A single genomic interval of Actinomycetota bacterium harbors:
- a CDS encoding DUF885 domain-containing protein, with the protein MTGHVAERVSTARQLADRFWEQLLELDPILGTQVGDERFDDRLPDPSAAGVARRASVYRGVLDEMGGIDRAALGVEDRTALDVAEAIARSGLDAITYRLDRFRAVSHLFGPAQLLAELGSLQRADTAERAERYLARLAAVPTYLAAVSEVAREGAASGSTAPALVVDRAIGQVERLLAGDPATSPGMSPFPAGMAETEAGRQAAAALMEEAIWPAYAGYLAALRAYRPAARETIGAGDLPDGPALYASQILAHTTLPLTAEEVHATGLAELAAIQEEEREIAGRLGHPDAASALAAHTAAGGNVAGTRAELLARAERQVAQAWDAASGWFGRLPASPCQVSPVEAFREEDMPPAFYIPATGDGSRPGIYYINLGHLDAVPLHMLATISYHEANPGHHFQISIEQEFTERGPLRRFGGIQAGTAFAEGWGLYCERLAGEMGLYESDYERLGMLGAQAWRAVRLIVDSGIHALGWDRQRAVDLCTSVGLARPVAEVEVDRYISWPGQALSYKIGQIEIQSLRAEAARRPGFSVRAFHDRLLELGTLPLAALRREMSSV; encoded by the coding sequence ATGACGGGCCATGTCGCAGAACGGGTCTCGACGGCCCGGCAGCTGGCCGACCGCTTCTGGGAGCAGCTCCTGGAGCTGGACCCCATCCTGGGCACCCAGGTGGGCGACGAGCGCTTCGACGACCGGCTCCCCGATCCCAGCGCCGCCGGCGTCGCCCGGCGGGCGTCGGTGTACCGGGGCGTCCTGGACGAGATGGGCGGCATCGACCGGGCGGCGCTCGGGGTCGAGGACCGCACCGCCCTCGATGTCGCCGAGGCCATCGCCCGGTCGGGCCTGGACGCCATCACCTACCGGCTGGACCGTTTCCGTGCCGTCTCCCACCTCTTCGGCCCCGCCCAACTCCTCGCCGAGCTGGGATCGCTGCAGCGGGCGGACACGGCGGAGCGGGCCGAGCGCTACCTCGCCCGGCTCGCCGCGGTCCCGACGTACCTGGCTGCGGTCAGCGAGGTGGCCCGGGAGGGCGCCGCCAGTGGCTCGACCGCCCCGGCCTTGGTGGTGGACCGGGCGATCGGCCAGGTGGAGCGCCTGCTGGCGGGCGACCCGGCGACGTCGCCCGGGATGTCGCCCTTCCCCGCCGGAATGGCCGAGACGGAGGCCGGCCGCCAGGCGGCAGCCGCGCTGATGGAGGAGGCCATCTGGCCCGCCTACGCGGGCTACCTCGCCGCTCTGCGGGCCTACCGGCCGGCGGCGCGGGAGACCATCGGGGCCGGGGACCTGCCCGACGGCCCAGCCCTGTACGCCAGCCAGATCCTCGCCCACACCACCCTGCCGCTCACCGCCGAGGAGGTCCACGCCACCGGCCTGGCCGAGCTGGCCGCCATCCAGGAGGAGGAGCGCGAGATCGCCGGTCGACTGGGGCACCCGGACGCAGCTTCGGCGCTGGCGGCGCACACCGCCGCCGGGGGCAACGTCGCTGGCACCCGGGCGGAGCTGCTCGCCCGGGCGGAGCGCCAGGTGGCCCAGGCCTGGGATGCCGCCTCCGGTTGGTTCGGCCGCCTGCCGGCCTCGCCGTGCCAGGTGAGCCCGGTGGAGGCCTTCCGGGAGGAGGACATGCCCCCCGCCTTCTACATCCCGGCCACCGGCGACGGGTCCCGGCCGGGGATCTACTACATCAACCTGGGCCACCTGGACGCCGTCCCGCTGCACATGTTGGCGACGATCTCGTACCACGAGGCCAATCCGGGCCACCACTTCCAGATCTCCATCGAGCAGGAGTTCACCGAACGGGGGCCCCTCCGGCGCTTCGGCGGCATCCAGGCCGGGACCGCCTTCGCCGAGGGCTGGGGGTTGTACTGCGAGCGGCTGGCCGGCGAGATGGGCCTGTACGAGTCGGACTACGAGCGCCTCGGCATGCTGGGGGCCCAGGCGTGGCGGGCGGTGCGGCTGATCGTCGACTCCGGGATCCACGCCCTGGGCTGGGACCGGCAGCGGGCGGTGGACCTGTGCACCTCCGTCGGCCTCGCCCGCCCGGTGGCCGAGGTGGAAGTGGACCGCTACATCTCCTGGCCCGGCCAGGCGCTGTCGTACAAGATCGGCCAGATCGAGATCCAGTCCCTACGGGCCGAGGCCGCCCGCCGGCCGGGGTTCAGCGTGCGGGCCTTTCACGACCGCCTGCTGGAACTCGGCACCCTGCCCCTGGCGGCCCTGCGCCGGGAGATGTCGAGCGTGTAG
- a CDS encoding Glu/Leu/Phe/Val dehydrogenase yields the protein MGESSSAWESALEYFDAAADLMDLEEGIHAILRAPKRSLIVSVPVRMDGGDVQVFTGYRVHHDVTRGPAKGGIRYHPTVSLDDVKALAMAMTWKCAVVNLPYGGAKGGITVDTTTMSMGEIERMTRRYASEILPLIGPNKDIPAPDLNTDEQILAWMMDTYSVNVGHSVPEVVTGKPVSIGGSEGRAEATGRGVMYQVLSALKTLGTGVEGVRVAVQGFGKVGGSVARLLHRQGCQVVAISDVSGGVVNRHGLDPDAIERHRRETGELAGCPGTDPVSNADLLELDVDVLVPAAVEGVLTERNADRVRARLVVEAANGPTTPAADRILNERGVLIVPDVLANAGGVVVSYFEWVQDLQAYFWSEEEVNARLRQIMERAFLDVFATAQAKKWTTREAAMVVGVSRVAEAWRVRGLYP from the coding sequence GTGGGCGAAAGCAGCAGTGCCTGGGAGAGCGCGCTCGAGTATTTCGACGCCGCCGCCGACCTCATGGACCTGGAGGAGGGCATCCACGCCATACTCCGGGCCCCCAAACGCTCCTTGATAGTGTCGGTCCCGGTCCGGATGGACGGCGGCGACGTGCAGGTCTTCACCGGCTACCGGGTCCACCACGATGTCACCCGGGGGCCGGCCAAGGGTGGGATCCGCTACCACCCCACGGTGTCCCTGGACGACGTCAAGGCGCTGGCCATGGCGATGACGTGGAAGTGCGCCGTGGTCAACCTCCCGTACGGCGGCGCCAAGGGTGGCATCACGGTGGACACCACCACGATGTCGATGGGCGAGATCGAACGGATGACCCGGCGCTACGCCTCCGAGATCCTGCCGCTGATCGGCCCGAACAAGGACATCCCGGCGCCCGACCTCAACACCGACGAGCAGATCCTGGCCTGGATGATGGACACCTACTCGGTGAACGTCGGCCACTCCGTCCCCGAGGTGGTCACCGGCAAGCCGGTGTCGATCGGCGGCTCCGAGGGCCGGGCCGAGGCCACCGGCCGGGGCGTCATGTACCAGGTCCTCTCGGCGCTCAAGACGCTGGGGACGGGGGTCGAGGGCGTCCGGGTGGCCGTGCAGGGTTTCGGGAAGGTGGGGGGCAGCGTCGCCCGGCTGCTGCACCGGCAGGGCTGCCAGGTGGTGGCGATCTCCGACGTCTCCGGCGGGGTCGTCAACCGGCACGGGCTGGATCCCGACGCCATCGAGCGCCACCGGCGGGAGACCGGGGAGCTTGCCGGCTGCCCCGGGACCGATCCGGTCAGCAACGCCGACCTGCTGGAGCTGGACGTGGACGTGCTGGTGCCAGCCGCGGTGGAGGGCGTGCTCACCGAGCGGAACGCCGACCGGGTCCGCGCCCGCCTGGTGGTGGAGGCGGCGAACGGCCCCACCACGCCCGCGGCGGACCGCATCCTCAACGAGCGGGGCGTGCTGATCGTCCCCGACGTCCTGGCCAACGCCGGCGGGGTGGTGGTGTCCTACTTCGAGTGGGTGCAGGACCTGCAGGCCTACTTCTGGTCCGAGGAGGAGGTCAACGCCCGCCTGCGCCAGATCATGGAGCGGGCGTTCCTCGACGTCTTCGCCACAGCCCAGGCGAAGAAGTGGACCACCCGGGAGGCCGCCATGGTGGTGGGCGTGTCCCGGGTGGCTGAAGCCTGGCGGGTGCGGGGCCTGTACCCGTAG
- a CDS encoding DUF3263 domain-containing protein has translation MSEEQDTPGFGDREKEILEFERFWWKYAGAKERAIKDNLGMSATRYYQLLNLIIDMPDAVAYDPILVKRLQRLRAFRQRERVARRLGIQLSGQS, from the coding sequence GTGAGCGAAGAGCAGGACACCCCCGGCTTCGGGGACCGTGAGAAAGAGATCCTCGAGTTCGAGCGCTTCTGGTGGAAGTACGCCGGCGCCAAAGAGCGGGCCATAAAGGACAACCTCGGGATGTCCGCCACCCGGTATTACCAGTTGCTGAACCTGATCATCGACATGCCCGACGCCGTGGCCTACGACCCGATCCTCGTCAAGCGCCTCCAGCGCCTGCGGGCGTTCCGCCAGCGGGAGCGGGTGGCCCGCCGCCTGGGGATCCAGCTGTCGGGCCAGTCGTAG
- a CDS encoding ribbon-helix-helix domain-containing protein, giving the protein MAQLVTRISDKLAGEVDALVAAGEVRSRSEAVRLGLEHLVDHFRRARIGAALVEGYRRMPQTEEELAWTDQATVAMINEESW; this is encoded by the coding sequence ATGGCGCAACTTGTTACCCGCATAAGCGACAAGCTGGCGGGCGAGGTGGACGCCCTCGTGGCCGCGGGCGAGGTGCGAAGTCGCTCGGAGGCTGTCCGCCTGGGCCTCGAGCATCTGGTCGACCACTTTCGACGCGCACGCATTGGTGCAGCCCTTGTCGAGGGCTACCGCAGAATGCCGCAGACCGAAGAGGAGTTGGCCTGGACCGACCAGGCGACGGTCGCCATGATCAATGAAGAGTCGTGGTAG
- a CDS encoding type II toxin-antitoxin system PemK/MazF family toxin gives MVAGTPTPRQGDIWWAEAEDKRRPVLIITRSEAIPVLAAIVVAPITTTIRGIPTEIAVGSAEGLPADSAASFDNLQPIRRGFLTVRMGELGIRRTEICSALEALADC, from the coding sequence GTGGTAGCGGGTACGCCCACACCCCGGCAGGGCGACATCTGGTGGGCCGAGGCGGAGGACAAGCGCCGGCCCGTGCTGATCATCACGCGATCGGAGGCGATCCCGGTCTTGGCCGCGATCGTTGTGGCGCCTATCACCACCACCATCCGGGGCATCCCTACGGAGATCGCGGTCGGGTCAGCCGAAGGGCTGCCCGCCGATTCTGCGGCTTCCTTCGACAACCTTCAGCCCATCCGACGGGGCTTTTTGACCGTGCGGATGGGGGAACTCGGCATCCGGCGCACCGAGATCTGCTCCGCCCTCGAGGCTTTGGCCGACTGCTAG
- the thrC gene encoding threonine synthase: protein MAHVLNLTCRECGRTYPVGPVHVCDFCFGPLEPAYDYAAIAATVSRESIAAGPQTIWRYAGLLPIEDGVERVDLGTGCTPLVRADHLARQLGIAELYLKNDMANPTHSFKDRVVTVALTAARAMGFTTVACASTGNLANSVAAHAARMGLKAFVFIPADLEAAKIVTTAVYGATVVAVKGNYDQVNRLCSEVAQTQHWAFVNVNLRPFYSEGSKTLAFEVTEQLGWEAPEHVVVPAASGSLLTKVHRGLSELHKVGLLEQAPATSIHLAQALGCSPIVGAVQSGTDHIRPVKPNTIAKSLAIGNPADGYYASKIVRRTEGRAESVTDEEIIAAIRLLASTEGLFTETAGGVTIGALAKMAAAGAFADGGRVVALITGMGLKTAEALQDRVGPTVEIQPELEAFEEALGFLEDPAR from the coding sequence ATGGCCCATGTGCTCAACCTGACCTGCCGGGAGTGCGGGCGGACCTACCCCGTCGGCCCCGTGCATGTGTGCGACTTCTGCTTCGGCCCCCTGGAGCCGGCCTACGACTACGCCGCCATAGCCGCCACGGTGAGCCGGGAGAGCATCGCCGCCGGGCCGCAGACCATCTGGCGCTACGCCGGTCTCCTTCCCATAGAGGACGGGGTCGAACGGGTGGACCTCGGCACCGGCTGCACCCCCCTCGTCCGGGCCGACCACCTGGCCAGGCAGCTGGGCATCGCCGAGCTCTACCTGAAGAACGACATGGCCAACCCCACCCACTCCTTCAAGGACCGGGTGGTGACCGTGGCGCTGACCGCCGCCCGGGCGATGGGCTTCACGACGGTGGCGTGCGCCTCCACCGGCAACCTCGCCAACTCGGTGGCCGCCCACGCCGCCCGGATGGGGCTCAAGGCCTTCGTGTTCATCCCCGCCGACCTCGAAGCCGCCAAGATCGTGACCACCGCGGTGTACGGGGCGACCGTCGTGGCGGTCAAGGGCAACTACGACCAGGTCAACCGGTTGTGCTCCGAGGTCGCCCAGACCCAGCACTGGGCCTTCGTCAATGTCAACCTGCGCCCGTTCTACTCGGAGGGGTCCAAGACGCTGGCCTTCGAGGTGACCGAGCAGCTGGGCTGGGAGGCGCCCGAGCACGTCGTCGTGCCGGCGGCGTCCGGGTCGCTGCTGACCAAGGTGCACCGGGGACTGTCTGAGTTGCACAAGGTGGGGCTCCTGGAGCAGGCACCCGCCACCAGCATCCACCTGGCGCAGGCGCTGGGCTGCAGCCCCATCGTGGGGGCGGTGCAGTCCGGGACGGACCACATCCGGCCGGTGAAGCCGAACACCATTGCCAAGTCGCTCGCCATCGGGAACCCGGCCGACGGCTACTACGCTTCCAAGATCGTGCGCCGCACCGAGGGCCGGGCCGAGTCGGTGACCGACGAGGAGATCATCGCCGCCATCCGCCTGCTGGCTTCCACCGAGGGGCTGTTCACCGAGACCGCCGGCGGGGTGACCATCGGCGCCCTGGCCAAGATGGCCGCGGCCGGCGCGTTTGCCGATGGGGGCCGGGTGGTGGCCCTCATCACCGGGATGGGACTCAAGACCGCCGAGGCGCTGCAGGACCGGGTGGGGCCGACCGTGGAGATCCAGCCCGAGCTGGAGGCCTTCGAGGAGGCTCTCGGATTCCTGGAAGACCCGGCGCGGTAG
- a CDS encoding MoaD/ThiS family protein — protein sequence MATRVKIPTQLRQLTGGETELEVTAGSIRELLASLNSSHPELVERVLGEDGEIRRFVNVYVGDEDVRFLDGLDTPLTDSEVVSILPAVAGG from the coding sequence ATGGCCACCCGAGTGAAGATCCCCACCCAGCTGCGCCAGCTCACCGGCGGCGAGACCGAGCTGGAGGTCACCGCAGGCTCGATCCGGGAGCTGCTGGCCTCGCTCAACTCCAGCCACCCGGAACTGGTGGAGCGGGTCCTGGGCGAGGACGGCGAGATCCGGCGCTTCGTGAACGTGTACGTCGGCGACGAGGACGTGCGCTTCCTGGACGGCCTGGACACCCCGCTGACCGACAGCGAAGTGGTGTCGATCCTGCCGGCGGTGGCCGGGGGCTGA
- the groL gene encoding chaperonin GroEL (60 kDa chaperone family; promotes refolding of misfolded polypeptides especially under stressful conditions; forms two stacked rings of heptamers to form a barrel-shaped 14mer; ends can be capped by GroES; misfolded proteins enter the barrel where they are refolded when GroES binds): MAVKDLAFHEEARRSMERGMDMLANAVKITLGPKGRNVVLEKKWGAPTITNDGVSIAKEIELEDPFERLGAELVKEVAKKTDDVAGDGTTTATVLAQAITKEGLRVVAAGANPIALKRGIEKAVEAVVEYIGSQSKEVDSKEQISHVGSISANNDSEIGEIIAEAFDKVGKDGVITVEESQTFGLELELVEGMRFDKGYISAYFVTDPERMETVLEDPYILIANSKISAVKDLLPVLEKVMQAGKSLLIIAEDVEGEALATLVVNKIRGTFRSAAVKAPGFGDRRKAMLQDVAVLTGATVISDEVGLKLENTNLGLLGSARKIVITKDDTTVIEGQGDPEQVKGRVNQIRAELDKSDSDYDREKLQERLAKLAGGVAVIQVGAATEVEMKEKKHRVEDAVQATKAAVEEGIVPGGGTTLLTSASALDKLETSLEGDERSGIGIVRRALEAPLKQIATNAGLEGGVVAEKVRSLPKGQGLNAATGDYEDLMKAGIVDPAKVTRSSLQNAASIAALFLTTEAIIVEKPSKEAAPAMPDHGGGMDF, translated from the coding sequence ATGGCGGTCAAAGATCTGGCGTTTCATGAGGAAGCGCGGCGGTCCATGGAGCGGGGCATGGACATGCTCGCCAACGCAGTGAAGATCACCCTCGGCCCCAAGGGCCGCAACGTGGTGCTCGAGAAGAAGTGGGGCGCCCCCACCATCACCAACGACGGCGTTTCGATCGCCAAGGAGATCGAGCTCGAGGATCCCTTCGAGCGCCTGGGCGCCGAGTTGGTGAAGGAAGTCGCCAAGAAGACCGACGACGTAGCCGGTGACGGCACCACCACCGCCACCGTGCTCGCCCAGGCCATCACCAAGGAGGGCCTGCGGGTCGTCGCCGCCGGCGCCAACCCGATCGCCCTGAAGCGGGGCATCGAGAAGGCGGTCGAGGCGGTCGTCGAGTACATCGGCAGCCAGTCCAAGGAAGTCGACTCCAAGGAGCAGATCAGCCACGTCGGCTCCATCTCGGCGAACAACGACTCCGAGATCGGCGAGATCATCGCCGAGGCGTTCGACAAGGTGGGCAAGGACGGCGTCATCACCGTCGAGGAGTCGCAGACCTTCGGCCTCGAGCTGGAGCTTGTCGAGGGCATGCGTTTCGACAAGGGCTACATCTCGGCCTACTTCGTGACCGACCCCGAGCGCATGGAGACCGTGCTCGAGGACCCCTACATCCTCATCGCCAACTCCAAGATCTCGGCGGTCAAGGACCTGCTGCCGGTACTGGAGAAGGTCATGCAGGCCGGCAAGTCCCTGCTGATCATCGCCGAAGACGTCGAGGGCGAGGCCCTTGCCACCCTGGTGGTCAACAAGATCCGCGGCACGTTCCGCTCCGCAGCGGTCAAGGCCCCTGGCTTCGGTGACCGCCGCAAGGCCATGCTGCAGGACGTCGCCGTGCTGACCGGCGCCACCGTCATCTCGGACGAGGTGGGCCTGAAGCTGGAGAACACCAACCTCGGCCTGCTGGGCTCGGCCCGCAAGATCGTCATCACCAAGGACGACACCACCGTCATCGAGGGCCAGGGCGACCCGGAGCAGGTCAAGGGCCGGGTCAACCAGATCCGGGCCGAGCTCGACAAGAGCGACTCGGACTACGACCGGGAGAAGCTGCAGGAGCGCCTGGCGAAGCTGGCCGGCGGCGTTGCGGTCATCCAGGTGGGCGCTGCCACCGAGGTGGAGATGAAGGAGAAGAAGCACCGCGTCGAGGACGCCGTGCAGGCCACCAAGGCCGCGGTCGAGGAGGGCATCGTGCCCGGCGGCGGGACCACGCTGCTGACCTCGGCCAGCGCCCTGGACAAGCTCGAGACCTCGCTCGAGGGCGACGAGCGGTCGGGCATCGGCATCGTGCGCCGGGCGCTCGAGGCGCCGCTGAAGCAGATCGCCACCAACGCCGGCCTCGAGGGCGGCGTCGTGGCCGAGAAGGTGCGCTCGCTGCCCAAGGGCCAGGGCCTCAACGCCGCCACCGGCGACTATGAGGACCTGATGAAGGCGGGCATCGTGGACCCGGCCAAGGTGACCCGTTCCTCGCTGCAGAACGCAGCGTCGATCGCGGCCCTCTTCCTCACCACCGAGGCGATCATCGTCGAGAAGCCGTCGAAGGAAGCGGCCCCGGCGATGCCCGACCACGGCGGGGGCATGGACTTCTAG
- a CDS encoding polyprenyl synthetase family protein: MTTPRDPSSALAELRAALDAATAGFLAERRGAMEQMAPGSTPLLDLVEGAGAAGGKRLRPVLCWCAYRACGGRGAESAILRAAGSLELLHTFAILHDDVMDQATLRRGHPALHRRLASERRAAGHERDADAYGVSIAVLAGDLALVLSDAMLARSGFSPEALARASGPLALMRLQAVTGQYLDLAQSSGRPVPASDAVRIERLKTAGYSVAGPVAFGAALAGGDPSIPAALDRWAVAVGEAFFLADELIGLYGDPAATGKDVESDLRRGKPTVLVARALETASAADREAIAGRWGNPHASAADLAAVRAAVSASGAEAAVRAEISRLLDGAWDVLVEAELLDPTAWDILRQLAESLRPGA, from the coding sequence ATGACGACCCCCCGCGACCCGTCCTCAGCCCTCGCCGAGCTCCGGGCCGCCCTCGACGCCGCCACCGCCGGATTCCTCGCCGAGCGGCGTGGTGCCATGGAGCAGATGGCCCCCGGTTCGACCCCCCTCCTGGACCTGGTGGAGGGGGCCGGGGCGGCGGGCGGCAAGCGCCTCCGGCCGGTCCTGTGCTGGTGTGCCTACCGGGCGTGCGGGGGCCGGGGGGCGGAGAGCGCCATCCTGCGGGCTGCCGGCAGCCTGGAGCTGCTGCACACCTTCGCCATCCTCCACGACGACGTCATGGACCAGGCCACCCTGCGCCGCGGCCACCCGGCCCTCCACCGCCGGCTGGCCTCCGAGCGCCGGGCCGCAGGCCACGAGCGGGATGCCGACGCCTACGGCGTCTCGATCGCCGTGCTGGCCGGCGACCTGGCCCTCGTGCTGTCCGATGCCATGTTGGCCCGCTCCGGGTTCTCCCCCGAGGCGCTGGCCCGGGCGTCCGGGCCGCTGGCCCTGATGCGGCTGCAGGCGGTGACCGGCCAGTACCTGGACCTGGCGCAGAGCTCGGGCCGCCCGGTGCCCGCGAGCGACGCGGTGCGCATCGAGCGCCTGAAGACCGCCGGCTACAGCGTGGCCGGGCCGGTGGCGTTCGGGGCCGCCCTGGCCGGCGGTGACCCATCGATCCCCGCCGCCCTCGACCGCTGGGCAGTGGCGGTCGGGGAGGCATTCTTCCTGGCCGACGAGCTGATCGGCCTGTACGGCGACCCGGCGGCCACCGGCAAGGACGTGGAATCCGACCTCCGCCGGGGCAAGCCCACCGTGCTGGTCGCCCGGGCGCTGGAGACGGCGTCGGCCGCTGACCGGGAGGCGATCGCCGGGCGCTGGGGGAACCCGCACGCCTCAGCGGCCGACCTGGCCGCCGTGCGGGCAGCGGTGTCGGCCTCGGGGGCGGAGGCGGCCGTACGGGCCGAGATCTCCCGCCTGCTGGACGGCGCCTGGGATGTGCTGGTGGAAGCCGAGCTGTTGGACCCCACGGCGTGGGACATCCTCCGCCAGTTGGCCGAGAGCCTGCGCCCGGGCGCCTGA
- the coxB gene encoding cytochrome c oxidase subunit II: MTPPPRRSARNGSEGAAHSPGTKKGRSLRARLVLLGAAVLCLFLTACMGGPQSSLQASGSYARSADRLFEGVFIIVAIVFVLVEGAIVVFLIKYRERDPNDLPVQVHGHTRAEVIWTVIPAVILAGVAIPTVKMIFDFARVPPKADRVDVCITGHQWWWEYQYVKDPGDACPAQGLPSNDVAVTTANELVLPTHKSIYLTLNSIDVIHAFWVPQLNGKQDVVPGHTNHMTIEADNPGTYYGQCSQYCGTSHANMRLRAVALTPDAYQSWLSQQAQPAVTPTATDAQAGADLFVNGRNNTGVFASKGQPACSNCHAIDGTTAAGQKGPNLTHVFTRQAFAGDTFDMNPENLKLWLEDPPKMKPGVDMPNLGLTPQEVNDLVAYLETLK; encoded by the coding sequence GTGACTCCGCCGCCACGCCGCTCCGCCCGCAACGGGAGTGAGGGAGCCGCCCATTCCCCCGGCACAAAGAAAGGCCGTTCGCTGCGCGCGCGGCTGGTGCTGCTGGGCGCCGCCGTTCTGTGTCTCTTCCTGACCGCCTGCATGGGCGGCCCCCAGAGTTCGCTGCAGGCCTCGGGGTCCTACGCCCGCAGCGCCGACCGCCTCTTCGAGGGCGTCTTCATCATCGTCGCCATTGTCTTCGTGCTGGTCGAGGGGGCCATCGTCGTCTTCCTCATCAAGTACCGGGAGCGTGACCCCAACGACCTCCCCGTCCAGGTCCACGGCCACACCCGGGCCGAGGTGATCTGGACGGTCATCCCGGCGGTCATTCTCGCCGGCGTGGCGATCCCGACGGTCAAGATGATCTTCGACTTCGCCCGGGTGCCCCCGAAGGCGGACCGGGTCGATGTGTGCATCACCGGCCACCAGTGGTGGTGGGAGTACCAGTACGTGAAGGACCCCGGCGACGCCTGCCCGGCCCAGGGCCTGCCCAGCAACGACGTCGCCGTCACCACCGCCAACGAGTTGGTCCTCCCGACCCACAAGAGCATCTACCTGACGCTGAACTCGATCGACGTCATCCACGCCTTCTGGGTGCCCCAGCTGAACGGCAAGCAGGACGTGGTCCCCGGCCACACCAACCACATGACCATCGAGGCCGACAACCCGGGTACCTACTACGGCCAGTGCAGCCAGTACTGCGGCACGTCGCACGCCAACATGCGCCTGCGGGCGGTGGCCCTGACTCCCGACGCCTACCAGAGCTGGCTCTCCCAGCAGGCCCAGCCGGCGGTCACCCCCACCGCCACCGACGCCCAGGCCGGGGCCGACCTGTTCGTCAACGGCCGCAACAACACCGGCGTGTTCGCCTCCAAGGGCCAGCCCGCCTGCTCCAACTGCCACGCCATCGACGGCACCACTGCCGCCGGGCAGAAGGGGCCGAACCTCACCCACGTCTTCACCCGCCAGGCGTTCGCCGGCGACACCTTCGACATGAACCCCGAGAACCTGAAGCTGTGGCTGGAGGACCCGCCCAAGATGAAGCCCGGCGTGGACATGCCCAACCTGGGGTTGACCCCCCAGGAGGTCAACGATCTGGTGGCGTACCTCGAGACCCTGAAGTAG